A single genomic interval of Zobellia nedashkovskayae harbors:
- a CDS encoding gliding motility-associated C-terminal domain-containing protein, translating into MTKHILYIAALILASGVQAQEALYNAGNLRIHEGGVLGFHTDLINDGSFDENLGLVGFYGDDFRTISGSLPATLYDVEFVTGTATNVQTSLNVLNNANFITGDVITDRAQPAITLNFLADAFPNGQSDISKVDGYASVNDQQNFIFPVGDTEQLRPLILSSEGVNTLARCAYFLEDANSPTTLSGSFNTNNKAAEIGDISIVEFWHLEGSTPSSIQLSWNERSNIGILTDDVSEIAIVGYSKATNSWESLSGSAPAGDLNEGIVASGSFIPDDYEVLTFAAMGEPRDFLELENYFVSPNGDGINDFLEIPELTLSPNNFVQIYNREGLKVFEKSNYTNEFNGLSTQNNFVVTRDQGLPSGVYFYIVTLDDLDLEFQGFLYLAND; encoded by the coding sequence ATGACAAAACACATCTTATACATAGCGGCTCTAATTTTGGCATCGGGCGTACAGGCACAAGAAGCTTTGTACAATGCCGGTAACCTCCGTATTCATGAAGGTGGTGTCCTGGGTTTTCATACCGATCTAATTAATGATGGTAGTTTTGATGAAAATCTGGGCTTGGTCGGTTTTTACGGAGATGACTTTCGCACCATAAGTGGCAGCTTACCCGCTACCCTTTATGATGTAGAATTTGTAACTGGTACTGCTACTAATGTGCAAACCTCCCTAAACGTATTAAACAACGCTAACTTTATTACCGGAGATGTCATTACCGATCGCGCACAACCTGCTATTACCCTTAACTTCTTGGCAGATGCTTTTCCAAATGGCCAGAGTGATATTAGCAAAGTAGATGGTTATGCCAGTGTAAACGATCAACAAAATTTTATTTTCCCTGTGGGAGATACGGAACAATTGCGTCCTTTAATATTAAGTTCAGAAGGTGTTAACACCTTGGCAAGATGTGCCTACTTTTTAGAAGACGCTAACAGCCCTACTACGCTATCCGGTTCATTTAACACAAATAATAAAGCCGCAGAAATTGGCGATATCAGTATAGTAGAATTTTGGCATTTAGAAGGTTCCACACCTTCTTCCATACAACTCTCTTGGAACGAGCGTAGTAACATTGGCATTTTAACCGATGATGTAAGCGAAATTGCCATTGTAGGTTATAGCAAAGCAACCAATAGTTGGGAAAGCCTTAGTGGTTCGGCACCTGCAGGAGATTTAAACGAAGGCATTGTAGCTTCCGGTTCTTTTATTCCGGACGATTATGAAGTACTTACGTTTGCCGCCATGGGTGAACCTAGAGATTTTTTAGAGCTAGAAAATTATTTTGTTTCTCCTAACGGCGATGGTATTAATGATTTTCTTGAGATTCCGGAATTGACGTTATCACCCAACAATTTTGTACAGATTTATAACCGTGAGGGACTCAAAGTTTTTGAAAAGTCGAATTATACAAATGAGTTCAACGGACTTTCAACACAAAATAATTTTGTCGTAACAAGAGATCAAGGCCTTCCTTCTGGGGTGTATTTCTATATTGTTACACTAGACGATTTGGACCTTGAATTCCAAGGATTTTTATATTTGGCGAACGATTAA
- a CDS encoding beta strand repeat-containing protein, translating to MQKRISIPLFFIGFFLISFAQAQVKIGDNPQVIDPSSILELESSDKVLVITRVDSLQMTTIVPNRGALVYNTTADCVYYYDGTAWVSMCDGVDGGALTATPIVNSESTIVITPTAGGNNIEIAPNSISSDQILNGGINGVDIQDGSIGRGKLAPNAVDKARIAENAVGPYAIDRDSLPLSFFNNDIGFITGTDIVSGDADNAIEVGTDSGAFFDATPLETSIAANATAIAANNDNSPTNELQTLNLTGSQLSISGVAGSVDLPTANGSDTKITEGDNVTIQGNGTTATPYVINSNEVDGSVTNELTDLDFDLATNILSLSNSATTAGSSVNLSSLAGGGGTADGVISDVVYTAADNNLTFTGTGGGFNGVINLDDLDGGGTGTNQTAAEVPVTLAATNYTAASQDVEAHLAGINTALASAGTAQNLSQVLATGTSAGNLQIADLAEPTLDQDAATKAYVDATVAAGGGLTDGSILIGGTGNISQQLEISGDATMDNAGVLTIEDDVIESANILDETIELGDFSDMGANADGQVMRWSETNGNWEIAPVASHSGQSKSIFFADDEGDPAQAFHPTSGNPSLIWDYDARIVSGTAYGALGIGLDGKIINNNVKVHIIDNVDGDISYPLEVHNGLESLGSGVGILFSADRFADGKGALVLERTGDFGVGDFHFMLNQNNEAKEAPQVASDKAFTVKNNGDIQLYGGIDVDGTATGLGTPGQVLTSTGAGVEWGTGGGTSTVVTDGTTITGDGTDAASAISIVDDAVTSAKIANATIALEDLSPMGATVNGEILKWDQDNLVWTIGTDDSSTGISAVAVTTSFTGDGTTGSELDIATDVITTDELAVDAVIAENIIDEAVTSAKIANATIALEDLSPMGATTTGQVLKWDQDNLIWTIGTDDGGAAATPYTAGAGLALSATNEFIVNDLAGDVAGPTTATVIATDAITADKIATGAVNTDEIAAGAVVTTSIANNNVTPDKISEGTDGQVLTTSGTDVVWAAVSGTNLSTADLIQTSGQNRTYDLNGSNLFFDGTGLIGIGTTTPSNKLHVAGEIRAEGINSAGGTVGSPAYSFSTGTDSDTGMFRPAADEIGLSVGGIEALHIEEDTGLTNVTVTGAFSTNIRRENAGGAITIADDDHTVIIISATSVNLPTPTANTGKVYILKNITGGPIGIDSFTNDIGNPSVSLNEGVTQLQSDGTDWQKIN from the coding sequence ATGCAAAAGCGCATCTCGATACCGTTATTTTTTATCGGTTTTTTCCTCATCAGTTTTGCTCAAGCTCAAGTAAAAATAGGTGATAACCCCCAAGTTATTGACCCCAGCTCTATTCTAGAACTAGAAAGTTCAGATAAGGTATTGGTCATTACAAGGGTAGATTCTCTACAAATGACCACCATAGTACCCAACCGCGGTGCCTTAGTTTATAACACTACGGCAGATTGTGTTTATTATTATGATGGTACGGCTTGGGTTAGTATGTGCGATGGTGTTGATGGCGGTGCTCTCACAGCTACGCCTATTGTAAATAGCGAAAGTACTATTGTAATCACCCCTACCGCAGGAGGTAACAATATAGAAATAGCTCCTAATAGTATTTCTAGTGATCAAATATTGAACGGAGGTATTAACGGAGTAGATATACAAGATGGATCTATTGGAAGGGGAAAATTAGCTCCCAATGCAGTAGATAAAGCCAGAATTGCTGAAAATGCAGTTGGCCCTTATGCTATTGATCGCGACAGCCTTCCTTTAAGCTTCTTTAATAACGATATTGGTTTTATTACAGGTACCGATATAGTAAGTGGCGATGCTGACAATGCTATTGAGGTTGGAACCGATAGCGGAGCCTTTTTTGATGCCACACCACTTGAAACCAGCATTGCAGCCAATGCGACAGCCATTGCTGCGAATAATGATAACAGTCCAACCAACGAATTACAAACTTTAAACCTGACCGGATCTCAACTTTCCATAAGCGGTGTTGCTGGTTCTGTTGATTTACCTACGGCAAATGGATCCGATACCAAAATAACTGAGGGGGATAACGTAACCATTCAAGGAAATGGCACGACTGCCACTCCTTATGTAATAAATTCTAACGAAGTTGATGGAAGCGTTACAAATGAATTAACGGATCTTGATTTTGACCTAGCAACAAATATTCTTAGCCTTTCCAATAGCGCTACTACTGCTGGAAGTAGTGTAAACTTAAGTTCTTTAGCTGGTGGCGGTGGAACCGCTGATGGTGTTATTTCAGATGTAGTATATACTGCAGCAGATAACAACCTTACTTTTACAGGAACAGGTGGCGGCTTTAACGGAGTTATTAACTTAGATGATTTAGACGGAGGCGGTACTGGAACAAACCAAACAGCAGCTGAAGTACCAGTAACCCTTGCAGCAACAAATTACACAGCAGCCTCACAAGATGTTGAAGCTCATTTAGCCGGTATTAATACTGCTTTAGCTAGTGCGGGAACGGCTCAAAATTTGAGCCAAGTTTTAGCAACAGGTACTAGCGCAGGAAACTTACAGATAGCCGATCTTGCAGAACCCACCTTGGACCAAGATGCTGCTACCAAAGCATATGTTGATGCAACTGTGGCCGCTGGAGGAGGATTAACTGACGGAAGTATTTTAATTGGAGGTACAGGTAATATCTCACAGCAATTAGAAATTAGTGGTGATGCTACTATGGATAATGCCGGAGTTCTTACTATTGAGGATGACGTAATTGAATCCGCTAATATTTTAGATGAGACTATTGAATTAGGAGATTTTAGTGATATGGGAGCAAATGCAGATGGGCAGGTAATGAGATGGAGTGAAACTAATGGTAATTGGGAAATTGCTCCAGTGGCTAGCCATTCTGGCCAGTCGAAGTCAATATTTTTTGCTGATGACGAGGGTGACCCAGCTCAAGCGTTTCACCCTACCAGTGGAAATCCAAGTTTAATTTGGGATTATGATGCTCGTATAGTCTCTGGAACAGCTTACGGAGCTTTAGGTATTGGTTTGGATGGTAAGATTATTAACAACAATGTAAAAGTTCACATTATCGATAATGTTGATGGAGATATATCCTATCCGTTAGAAGTACACAACGGATTGGAATCCTTAGGATCAGGCGTTGGGATTTTGTTTTCCGCGGATAGATTTGCCGATGGAAAAGGAGCGCTAGTTTTGGAGCGAACAGGGGATTTTGGAGTAGGGGATTTTCATTTTATGCTTAATCAAAATAATGAAGCAAAGGAAGCACCACAAGTTGCTTCGGACAAAGCCTTCACAGTTAAAAACAATGGCGATATACAATTATATGGCGGTATAGATGTTGATGGAACCGCAACTGGTCTTGGTACTCCTGGCCAAGTACTTACATCTACCGGAGCTGGTGTAGAATGGGGAACTGGTGGAGGAACAAGTACAGTAGTTACTGATGGTACTACTATAACAGGTGATGGTACGGACGCTGCGAGTGCTATTAGTATAGTGGACGATGCAGTTACCTCTGCTAAAATTGCAAATGCAACTATCGCTCTTGAAGACCTTAGCCCAATGGGTGCTACTGTTAATGGAGAAATATTAAAATGGGATCAAGACAATTTAGTTTGGACAATAGGCACAGATGACTCATCAACAGGTATAAGCGCTGTAGCCGTTACAACTTCATTCACAGGTGATGGAACTACAGGTTCTGAACTTGATATTGCCACTGACGTTATTACTACAGATGAATTAGCCGTTGACGCTGTCATTGCAGAAAACATTATTGACGAAGCCGTCACATCTGCAAAAATTGCAAATGCAACTATCGCTCTTGAAGACCTTAGCCCAATGGGAGCAACCACAACAGGACAAGTTTTAAAATGGGATCAAGATAATTTAATTTGGACTATTGGAACAGATGACGGTGGAGCAGCTGCTACTCCTTATACAGCCGGAGCAGGACTTGCTTTGTCTGCAACTAATGAATTTATTGTAAATGATTTAGCTGGTGATGTTGCTGGACCAACTACAGCGACTGTAATTGCAACCGATGCTATTACAGCAGATAAAATAGCTACGGGAGCAGTAAATACTGATGAGATTGCAGCAGGAGCAGTAGTAACAACCAGTATTGCAAACAATAATGTAACTCCAGATAAAATTTCAGAAGGAACAGATGGCCAAGTATTAACCACAAGTGGTACAGATGTAGTTTGGGCAGCAGTAAGTGGGACTAATCTTTCTACAGCGGATTTAATTCAGACATCTGGGCAAAATAGAACTTATGATTTAAATGGTTCTAATTTATTTTTTGATGGAACAGGACTGATTGGAATAGGAACAACTACCCCCTCTAATAAATTACATGTTGCTGGAGAAATTCGAGCAGAAGGTATTAATTCAGCTGGCGGCACTGTTGGATCTCCAGCTTATAGTTTTAGTACAGGAACAGACAGTGATACTGGCATGTTCAGACCTGCGGCCGATGAAATCGGTTTGAGTGTTGGAGGTATAGAGGCTTTACATATTGAAGAAGACACTGGTTTAACTAATGTAACTGTTACCGGAGCATTTTCAACGAATATAAGACGAGAAAACGCAGGAGGAGCAATTACCATTGCAGACGATGACCATACTGTAATAATTATTTCAGCAACCTCTGTTAACTTACCTACTCCTACAGCTAATACGGGTAAAGTGTATATATTAAAGAATATTACAGGAGGACCAATAGGGATTGATTCATTTACAAATGATATAGGCAATCCAAGTGTTAGTCTTAATGAAGGTGTTACCCAATTACAAAGTGACGGGACTGATTGGCAAAAAATCAACTAA